DNA sequence from the Amycolatopsis sp. Hca4 genome:
ACGAAGACCGTGGCCACCGACCAGGGCTTGTCGGACACCTTCAAGGCATAGGCGAACCAACCTCGTGCGAAGCAAAATCTGCGTCCTCGCTGTGTCCCTGGTCGTATCCGCGGGACTTGCGACTGCCTGTACCCCGACGACCGGCGGGACTGCGTCGCCTGCGCCGAGCGCTTCGGCCTCGACGGGCACACCGCCGGTGGATCCGGATGTGCCCAAGGTGACCCAGCCCCCGCTCGACGCCGGGAAGTACGTCTCGGACACGTGCGCGGTGATACCCAAGGACCTGCTCGCGTCCATGAAGTACACCGAGGGCGGCGATTACAAACCGGCAGGCAACACGCCGTTGACCGCCGCGGGACCGTCGTGCTCCTGGAAGATCGAGGGCGAGGGCATCGGGTTGCAGGTGATCCTCGGCACCGGCAACCGCGACCAGGGCACAGGCGGACTGGCCGGCACCTACGCCGCTTACCGGCAGAAGAGGTTCGTGAAGTTCCTGGAGCCTGCTCCGGCCGTCGAGGGCTATCCGGCTGTCTACGCCGACATCCAAGACGAGCGTCCGATGGGGACCTGCGCGCTCGTCGTCGGCATCGCCGACGACCTTTCCTTCAGCTTGCAGGCCCAGGGGTACCAAGGCCAGGACGATTCGTGTGCGGCGGCCGCGAAGGCGGCCGCCGGTGTGGTCAAGACACTCAAGGGGGCATGACGAGTGGACGGCAAGCAGATCTACGACAACTTCAGGCAGGGTGACACGTCCGGGCTGCAGCAGACGGCGGAGACCGTCCAGGCGCTGTCCGACGCCTACATGGAACGGGGCGCGAGCATCAAGGCGCTTCAGTCGCGCATGGTGAACTCCTGGTCCGGCGACGCCGCCGACGCGGCGAACGCCGGAGCCGGTCCGCTCGAACAGGCTTTTGCCGAGACTGCTGCGCCGCTCGACATCACCAAGGTTTCCGTCGACACCCAGGCCGCCGTCTTCGACTCCTCCAGCAATGCCGTTGTCGAAGTTCCGCCGAAGCCGGACAAGCCGAACCCCTGGACCACCGGCCTCAAGGCCGCCATCCCGATCGCCGGGCCGTTCATGGCCAAGGACGACATCGACTCCTACCAGGCGGGCATGGCCAAGTACAACGCGGCCAACGAGACCAACGTCCGCGTCATGGACCAGTACAGCAACGTCACCAGCGGCACCCGGGCCTCGCTCCCGACCGACTACGGCGTCCTCGAGTCCGACGGTGCGGCCATCTCCGTCCAGACGCCGAACTCGCCCGGCCACGTCGAGCCGACCGATCGCGGCAAGGGGCTGCCCGGCCACCCCGGCAGCGACTCCGGGGGCGACGACCGCACCTCGACCACCGGCTTCGACCCCGGGCAGACCGGCGGCGGTGACAAGCCCGGCGGCACCGGAGGCACAGGCGGGACCGGCGGCACGGGAGGCACGGGAGGCACCGGCGGCACCGGAGGAACGGGCGGCACCGGAGGCACCGGCGGCGACGACACCCACACCACCGGCTCCGGCCGCCCGACCGTCCCCACCATCCCGACCCGGCCCGGCCAGACCGACCAGCCCGGCAAGACCCCGCCGAACACCGGGGGCATCGACTTCTACCCCACGAACACCGGCGGCGGCCCGAACTACGGCCCGAACTACCCCAACCCGAACGACCCGAACTCCAGCACCGGCGGGCGCGGCCCCAACAGCAACGCCGGCAGCCGCCTCCTGGACCCGACCGGCCGAGGCGGCACCGGCACCGGCACCGGTACCGGTACCGGAACCGGCACAGGGACCGGCACCGGATCCGGCACCGGCAGCAACCCGGGCGAACGCGGCGTCGGCTCCGGCCGCGGCTCCGGCATGGGGAGCCTCGGCAACGCCGCCGCCGCGGAGGCCGCGGCGGCGAGGTCGGCTGCTTCCGGCCGGGGTGGGCAGATGGGGCCCATGGGCCCCGGCGGTCGCCGCGGCGAGGGGGACGAGGATGAGGAGCACCAGCGGCCGGACTTCCTGATCGAAGCGGACCCGGACGCGATCTTCGGCACCGACCAGCGGACCAGTCCGCCGGTCATCGGCGAATAGGCGGGTGGACGTGGGTACAGGCCGGGTGGACCTTCCGGTCGAGGCGCTGGCCGCGCTGGCCGACCGCGAGCAGGTCGGCCAGCTCCACCTCACCCTGCGCCCGGAGCCGCTGTGGCTCTCGGACGTCGAGCGCGAGGAGGCCGGCAAGCGGGTCGACGCCGCGCTCGCCGAGGCCGGCCTGGTCGATGCCCGCGGGCGGGCCAGCGTCGACTTCCTCGACTGGCTTCCGCTGCTGGTCAGCCCCACGCGGGAGTGCTACGGCTGGGTCGGCACCGGCGGTCAGACCTACGGGGTGCTCGCCGCCGCGAAGGGGCTGCAGGCGGTCCTGGCCGTTTCCGACGGCACGCACGTCGGTGTGCAGGAGATCGACCGGAACCGGCTGGCCGAGTCGCTCGTCGAGCAGCTGCCGCCGGTCGGGCCCGGCGGGGGACACCCGCGGACCGTCCGGGTGGCGGACCTGACCGAGGCGGCCCGCCGCGGGCAGGCCGCCTACCCGCTCGACCCGGCCATCGCCGACGTCGTCAGCCTCGTGCAGCGCCCGGTCTCCGGCAGCGGGGAGCTCTACGTCGGCCGTCGGGACGACGTCGGCCGACACACCTGCCTGCAGCAGCCGCTGCACTACGCCGACACCGACTGGGGCCGCTACCTCAGCTACACCACCGGCGCCGGCGACGACGCCGTCATCCACATCGGCCCGGCCGGCCCGCAGGAGCTGGCCGGCACGCTCGCCGAGCTGGCCGGCACCCTGGTCTGACCCGGAAAACCGGTGCGTCGGGCGGTCCGCCGCGCTAATGTGACAGCGCTGTTGTATTTCTCGCCGGAAGGACGCGCCGATGCTGTACCCCGAGATCGAACCGTACGACCACGGCCTGCTCGACGTCGGCGACGGCCACGCGATGTACTGGGAGACCTGCGGGAACCCCGACGGCAAGCCGGCGCTCGTCGTGCACGGCGGCCCCGGCTCCGGCTGCTCGGCGAACGTCCGCCGGTTCTTCGACCCCGCGCGCTACCGGATCGTGCTGGCCGACCAGCGCGGCTGCGGCCGCAGCACCCCGCACGCCGGTGCCCCGGTCGCCGACCTGTCCGCCAACACCACCGACCACCTGGTGGCCGACTTCGAGCGCCTCCGCACCCACCTCGGCATCGAAAAGTGGCTGCTGTTCGGCGGTTCCTGGGGCTCGGTGCTCAGCCTGGCCTACGCGCTGCGCCACACCGAGCGCGTCAGCGAAATCGTGCTGATGGGCTTGGCGACCGACCGGTACCTCGAGATCGAGCTGCTCATCCGCGGCCTCGGCGCCTACTTCCCGGAGGGCTTCGCCCAGTTCCGCGAAGGCGTCCCGGAAAGCGAGCGCGACGGCGACCTGTCCGCGGCCTACCACCGCCTCCTGATGGACCCGGACCCCGCAGTGCACCACAAGGCGGCCGAAGGGTGGTGCGCCTGGGAAGACGCGATGCTCCCCGGTGTCCCGCCGCACGACGACTTCGAGGACCCGGCCTACCGGCTCTGCTTCGCCCGGCTCGTCACGCACTACTTCAGCAACCGCGCGTTCCTCCCGGACGGCGAAATCCTGCGCGAGGCAGGCAAGCTCGCGGGCATCCCCGCGGTGCTGGCGCAGGGCGTGCTCGACACGAGCAACCTGGTCGGCACGCCCTGGCTGCTGCACCACGCGTGGCCGGGCAGCGAGCTGGTCATGCTGGACGACGTCGGGCACACGGTGTCGGCCGCGTCGATGCAGGACGTCCTGATCGGCGCGACCGACCGCTTCGCGCTCAGGGGATGAGCAGCCCCGGCTCGCCTTCCGGGGCGAGCGCGGCTTCGGCGCGCCGGGCGCGGTTGGTCTCGGCCAGCCGGAGCCCGGTGAGGCGCAGGGGGAGCCGGTCCATGTTCCACTCGGCCAGCAGCAGGGCGATCTTCGCCTGCATTTCGGTGCGCAGCCGCAGGAACGAGTCGGCCGGGTCCGCGCCGACCTCGCCCAGCAGCAGCCACCACGCCCAGGCCGCCGCGCCCGCGTTGGCGACGAAGTCCGGCACCACCGCGATCCCGCGGGCCGACAGCGCGGCCTCCGCTTCCGGGGTGGTCGCGGCGTTGGCCGCTTCGACGACCACCTTGGCCTTGACCGCGCTCTCGTTGTCCGGCCGCAGCGCGTAGGAGATCGCGGCCGGCACGAAGATGTCCGCGTCGATCCCGACGATCGTCTCCCGCGGCAGCGACCGCACGCCGGCGGGCAGCCGGGACCGGTCGACCTCCCCGAACCGGTCGCGCAGCTCCAGCAGCGCCGGGACGTCGAGGCCGGCCGGGTCGTACAGGGTGCCCGCGGCGTCGGCCACCGCGACCACCTTGACCCCGGCTTCGTGCAGGTACCAGGCCGCGCCGCCGCCCATGGTGCCGATGCCCTGGATGGCCACCGTGGTCTCGCGCACGTCCCAGTCCCACGCCGCCGCGACGCCCAGGCACGCCTGCGCCACGCCGTAGCCGCCGACGACGTCGCCGAGCAGCAGCCCGCCGGGCACCGGCGCGTTGAGGCCCGCCTGCACCCGGCGCAGGGTGCGCGCCGGGTCGGCCGAACGGCGGATCGCCGCGTGGTACGACTGCTCCAGCCCGAGCTCGGCGAACACGGAGTCGATCAGGTGCTGCGGCACGCCGAGGTCCTCCGCGGTCACCCAGTGCGCGTCCAGCCACGGCCGCAGGAACGCGCAGAAGCGCTTGAGCACGTCGAACGCGCGCGGGTCCTTGGGGTCGAAGTCGATCCCGCCCTTGGCCCCGCCGACCGGCAGGTTGAAGGTGGCGGTCTTGTTGGCCATGCCCCGCGCGAGGTCTTCGACCTCGGTCATCGTGCAGCCGGCCCGCATCCGGGTGCCGCCGGTGGCGACCCCCGAGACCAGGCTGTGCACGACCAGGTAGCCGGGCGCGCCGGTGACGGGATCGGTCCACGTGAGCCGCATCAGTGGCGGGGCGGGGGTCATCAGGCCACTCACCTCCAGGGAAGTCCGGGGGCGGCCTCGTGACCGCCACCACGAGCGTGCGCCCCCGGTGGCCCGCCCGTCCATTTAACGCTGCTGCACGATCTCGTTTAAGTTTTATGTATGGAGCTTTCGTTGCACCGCTTGCGGATGCTGCGCGAGCTGCACCGCCGGGGCACCGTCACGGCGGCGGCCGCGGCACTGCACTACACCGCTTCGGCGGTGTCGCAGCAGCTTGCGCAGCTCGAACGGGACGTGGGTGCGAAGCTGTTCGAACGGCTCGGCCGGCGTGTCCAGCTGACCGAGCTCGGCACCCTGCTCACCGAGCACGCCGAAGAGATCCTCGGCTCGGTCGAGCGCGCCACGCTCGCCCTCGAGGAGGCCCAGGAGGACCGCACGGTCCGGCTGACCGCCGGGGTCTGGGCGTCGGTGGCCTCCGGGTTGCTGCCGACGGCGCTGACCGCGCTGGCCGGCGAGCACCCGGGCATCGAGGTGCGCACCCGCGAGCTGGCACCCGAAGACACCGCCGAAGCGGTCCGGGACGGCCGCCTCGACCTTTCGTTCGTCATCGACTACTCCGACGCGCCGACGCCGTGGGACGCCGGGCTGGAACGCGCGGTCGTGGCCGTCGAACGGCTGCACGCCGCGGTGCCGCGGGGTGCGGTGCCCTCGGGTGCGGCGTCGCTGGACGAGCTGGCCGAGCACCCGTGGATCCTGGCCAGCCCCAAGTCGCACTTCGGCCGCGCGATGCGCACCGCCTGCCAGCGCCACGGCTTCGCGCCGAAGATCAACCACGAGGTCGAGGAGCAGTCGACGGCGATGGCGATGGTGGGCGCCGGGCTCGGCATCACCCTCGTGTCCGACCTGGGCCTGCGGCTGCTGCGGCCGCCCGGGATCGACGTCGTCACGCTCACCACGCCGCTGCTGCGGACGGTGTCGATCGCCTACCGGCGCACCGCGTTCCGGCGGCCCGCGCTGCACCTGGTGATCGACGCCGTGCGGGCCTCCGCGGCCGAGCTCGGACTCGGCACCGAACCCGCTTTGCCCTGATCAGGGACTTCTTACAGGGTGGTGAACACCTCCCGCACCGCAAGATCCGCCCTGATTTTGTCGTACCCCGCGTGTAGCGTCCGAAGGCGAGAAGTTCCCCTACCCGGAACAGGAACGGACATGACTGAGGTGTCCACGGTGCACGATTTTCCCGAAAAGTCGGGTAGTGCGTCGAACCGCACCGCGCGGGTCCTGGCGGACCGCGCGGCCGGCGAGGCGTACGTCGCATCGGTGTGTTTCAAGCACGGGCCACCCCGCCTGACCGGCGTGGAGCTGGAGTTCACCGTGCACCATGCCGACGACCCGGCCAGACCCCTCGATCCCGACGTCCTCGCCGCGGCGCTGGGTCCGCACACCCCGCGGACGCTCCGCCCCGGCAGCCCCGCCGCACCCCTCCCGGCCGGCTCGCCCGTGAGCCTCGAACCCGGGTGCCAGGTCGAGATTTCCGCTCTTCCCCAGGCCTCCCTGCGCGAACTCGCCGCAGTCGTCACGGCCGACCTCCACCACCTGCGTGACCGCCTCGCCCGCCACGGCCTCGTCCTCGGCGAATCGGGCATCGACGGCCACCGCGCGCCCCGCCGCCTCCTGCACACCCCGCGGTACGCGGCGATGGAGCGCCGGTTCGCGCCGATCGGCCCCGGCGGGCTGACCATGATGTGCAGCACCGCCGGCCTGCAGGTCTGCGTCGACGCGGGGGAGCCGGAGCACTACGCCGCGCGGTGGGCGGCCGCGCACGCGATGGGCCCGCCGCTGCTCGCCCTGTTCGCCAACTCCCGCGTCCACGCCGGCCGCGACACCGGGCACGCCTCGGCCCGCTGGCTGGCGGTGCACGACACGGAAGCGGTGCGCACGCGCACGGCCGCCGTGGCGGGCGGCGACCCGGCGCGGGCGTGGGCCGGGCGCCTGATGGACGTCCCCCTGATGGTGCTGCCCCGCGGCGACCGGCCGTGGGACGCCCCCGACGGGCTGACGTTCGCCGACTGGATCGACGGCCGGGGCGCGGCGGCGCTGCTGCCGCGGCCGACGGAGGCGGACCTCGACTACCACCTGACCACGATGTTCACCCCGGTCCGCCCGCAGGGGTACCTGGAGATCCGGTACCTCGACGCGCAACCGCCGGACGAGTGGCTGGCCCCGGTCGCGCTGGTGTGCGCGCTGCTGGCCCGCCCGTCCACAGTGGACAAGGTGCGCGAGCTCTGCGCACCGGTGGCGGACCGGTGGACCACCGCGGCGCACCGCGGCCTGGCCGACCCGGAACTGGCAACCGCGGCCGCGGCACTGGCCGACCTCGGGTGCGCCGAGCTGGGCGCGACCGGGCTGGCGGCGGAGACGATCACCGAGATCAGCGAGAGCGTGCTGGGGCGCGCGTACCGATCGAGGAGCGAAGCATGAGCACGGAAGCACTGCACGACCTGAGCGCACAGGACCTGCGCGCCCGCGCGGCGGAGGCCTTGACGCGAGCCCGGGCGCGCAGCATCGCGCTGACCGACGCGGTCGACGACGAAGACCTGGTCCGCCAGCATTCGAAGCTGATGTCGCCGCTGGTCTGGGACCTGGCGCACATCGGCGTCCAGGAAGAGCTGTGGCTGGTCCGCGACGTCGGCGGCCGGGAGCCGCTGCGCCCGGACATCGACGACATCTACGACGCCTTCCAGCACGCCCGCGCCGACCGGCCGGAGCTGCCCCTGCTGGGCCCGGCCGAGGCACGCGCGTACGTCAAGCAGGTCCGCGAAAAGGCGTTCGACGTGCTGGAGCACGCGCCCCTGGAGGGGCGGCGGCTGACCGAGCAGGCGTTCGCGTTCGGCATGATCACCCAGCACGAGCAGCAGCACGACGAGACGATGCTGGCCACCCACCAGCTGCGCAAGGGCGACCCGGTGCTGCACGCGCCCGAGCCGCCGCCCGCGCGGTCCGGCGCGCTGCCGTCCGAGGTGCTGGTGCCGGGCGGGGCGTTCACGATGGGCACGTCGGCCGAGCCGTGGGCGCTGGACAACGAGCGCCCGGCGCACGAGATCGCCGTCGACGCGTTCTGGATGGACACGGTCCCGGTGACGGGTGGTGCGTACGCCGAGTTCCTCGACGGCGGCGGCTACGACGACGAGCAGTGGTGGAGCCCGGCGGGCTGGGCCTACCGGACCGAGAACTCCATCACCGCGCCGCGGTTCTGGAATCGGGAGCAGGACGGCTGGTGGCGGACCCGGTTCGGCGGCTACGAGCGCGTCCCGGCCGACGAGCCGGTCGTGCACGTCTCCTACTACGAAGCCGAGGCGTACGCGGCCTGGGCCGGGCGGCGGCTGCCGACCGAGGCCGAGTGGGAGAAGGCGGCCCGGTTCGACCCGGCGACCGGCCGGTCGCGCCGGTTCCCGTGGGGTGACGACGAACCGACGGCCGAGCACGCCAACCTCGGCCAGCGGCACCTGCGCCCGGCGCCGGCGGGGGCGTACCCGGCCGGCGCGTCGCCGACCGGCGTGCACCAGCTGATCGGGGACGTCTGGGAGTGGACGTCGACCGACTTCCACGGCTACCCGGGCTTCGCGCCCTTCCCGTACCGGGAGTACTCGGAGGTCTTCTTCGGGCCGGAGTACAAGGTGCTGCGCGGCGGGTCGTTCGGCACCGACGCGGCGGCCATCCGGGG
Encoded proteins:
- a CDS encoding LysR family transcriptional regulator, which produces MELSLHRLRMLRELHRRGTVTAAAAALHYTASAVSQQLAQLERDVGAKLFERLGRRVQLTELGTLLTEHAEEILGSVERATLALEEAQEDRTVRLTAGVWASVASGLLPTALTALAGEHPGIEVRTRELAPEDTAEAVRDGRLDLSFVIDYSDAPTPWDAGLERAVVAVERLHAAVPRGAVPSGAASLDELAEHPWILASPKSHFGRAMRTACQRHGFAPKINHEVEEQSTAMAMVGAGLGITLVSDLGLRLLRPPGIDVVTLTTPLLRTVSIAYRRTAFRRPALHLVIDAVRASAAELGLGTEPALP
- a CDS encoding glutamate-cysteine ligase family protein — translated: MSTVHDFPEKSGSASNRTARVLADRAAGEAYVASVCFKHGPPRLTGVELEFTVHHADDPARPLDPDVLAAALGPHTPRTLRPGSPAAPLPAGSPVSLEPGCQVEISALPQASLRELAAVVTADLHHLRDRLARHGLVLGESGIDGHRAPRRLLHTPRYAAMERRFAPIGPGGLTMMCSTAGLQVCVDAGEPEHYAARWAAAHAMGPPLLALFANSRVHAGRDTGHASARWLAVHDTEAVRTRTAAVAGGDPARAWAGRLMDVPLMVLPRGDRPWDAPDGLTFADWIDGRGAAALLPRPTEADLDYHLTTMFTPVRPQGYLEIRYLDAQPPDEWLAPVALVCALLARPSTVDKVRELCAPVADRWTTAAHRGLADPELATAAAALADLGCAELGATGLAAETITEISESVLGRAYRSRSEA
- a CDS encoding DUF3558 domain-containing protein; protein product: MSLVVSAGLATACTPTTGGTASPAPSASASTGTPPVDPDVPKVTQPPLDAGKYVSDTCAVIPKDLLASMKYTEGGDYKPAGNTPLTAAGPSCSWKIEGEGIGLQVILGTGNRDQGTGGLAGTYAAYRQKRFVKFLEPAPAVEGYPAVYADIQDERPMGTCALVVGIADDLSFSLQAQGYQGQDDSCAAAAKAAAGVVKTLKGA
- a CDS encoding Glu/Leu/Phe/Val dehydrogenase, with the protein product MTPAPPLMRLTWTDPVTGAPGYLVVHSLVSGVATGGTRMRAGCTMTEVEDLARGMANKTATFNLPVGGAKGGIDFDPKDPRAFDVLKRFCAFLRPWLDAHWVTAEDLGVPQHLIDSVFAELGLEQSYHAAIRRSADPARTLRRVQAGLNAPVPGGLLLGDVVGGYGVAQACLGVAAAWDWDVRETTVAIQGIGTMGGGAAWYLHEAGVKVVAVADAAGTLYDPAGLDVPALLELRDRFGEVDRSRLPAGVRSLPRETIVGIDADIFVPAAISYALRPDNESAVKAKVVVEAANAATTPEAEAALSARGIAVVPDFVANAGAAAWAWWLLLGEVGADPADSFLRLRTEMQAKIALLLAEWNMDRLPLRLTGLRLAETNRARRAEAALAPEGEPGLLIP
- the pip gene encoding prolyl aminopeptidase; this encodes MLYPEIEPYDHGLLDVGDGHAMYWETCGNPDGKPALVVHGGPGSGCSANVRRFFDPARYRIVLADQRGCGRSTPHAGAPVADLSANTTDHLVADFERLRTHLGIEKWLLFGGSWGSVLSLAYALRHTERVSEIVLMGLATDRYLEIELLIRGLGAYFPEGFAQFREGVPESERDGDLSAAYHRLLMDPDPAVHHKAAEGWCAWEDAMLPGVPPHDDFEDPAYRLCFARLVTHYFSNRAFLPDGEILREAGKLAGIPAVLAQGVLDTSNLVGTPWLLHHAWPGSELVMLDDVGHTVSAASMQDVLIGATDRFALRG
- a CDS encoding ESX secretion-associated protein EspG; the encoded protein is MDLPVEALAALADREQVGQLHLTLRPEPLWLSDVEREEAGKRVDAALAEAGLVDARGRASVDFLDWLPLLVSPTRECYGWVGTGGQTYGVLAAAKGLQAVLAVSDGTHVGVQEIDRNRLAESLVEQLPPVGPGGGHPRTVRVADLTEAARRGQAAYPLDPAIADVVSLVQRPVSGSGELYVGRRDDVGRHTCLQQPLHYADTDWGRYLSYTTGAGDDAVIHIGPAGPQELAGTLAELAGTLV
- the egtB gene encoding ergothioneine biosynthesis protein EgtB: MSTEALHDLSAQDLRARAAEALTRARARSIALTDAVDDEDLVRQHSKLMSPLVWDLAHIGVQEELWLVRDVGGREPLRPDIDDIYDAFQHARADRPELPLLGPAEARAYVKQVREKAFDVLEHAPLEGRRLTEQAFAFGMITQHEQQHDETMLATHQLRKGDPVLHAPEPPPARSGALPSEVLVPGGAFTMGTSAEPWALDNERPAHEIAVDAFWMDTVPVTGGAYAEFLDGGGYDDEQWWSPAGWAYRTENSITAPRFWNREQDGWWRTRFGGYERVPADEPVVHVSYYEAEAYAAWAGRRLPTEAEWEKAARFDPATGRSRRFPWGDDEPTAEHANLGQRHLRPAPAGAYPAGASPTGVHQLIGDVWEWTSTDFHGYPGFAPFPYREYSEVFFGPEYKVLRGGSFGTDAAAIRGTFRNWDYPIRRQIFAGFRTTRDAAPGEVG